ATTGCCTCCGCCGTGGGCAGTCGCGACGATATCTCAAAGCGCTGCGCTCATTGCTCGCCGATAATTTCCCGATCCTCGGGGCGTCCTGACCGGGAGCGGAAAACCTGTTCGCGATGGGTATATCAGTCATAAATGAAGTTACTGCAACGACGGGGGTATAATGTGCAAGAATCCGGTGGTGTGGCTCAATGGGTGGGGTCATCCGGCCCAGGATCATTCGAAATGGCTTGCGATCTGGCTGGCCATCGCATCCATTTCGGTCTCAGGTAACTTGGCAATTGCCCAACCAGGCGACGGAACGGATATGCGAGGCAAAGAGACTGGAGAAAGGGCCAGGCCGGAGGCGGATCTACCGACCGTCGAGGAAGTGGTACATCTCCCAACCATAGAAGTGATCGGAACAGAAGAACGGCTAAAGGAGATCCCAGGCTCGGGCTTCATCATCCCGCAGGAGACCCTGTACAAGAGCCACGTCTTCACCACCAATGAGGCCCTGCGCAAGGTCCCCGGGGTCAATGTCCGCGACGAGGAGGGCTTCGGCATGCGCCCCAATATCGGTATCCGCGGTCAAAACCCCACCCGCTCCACCAAGACCCTTCTCCTGGAAGACGGTCTTCCGCTCTCCTTTGCGCCCTACGGAGATAATGCCAGCTACTATCACCCGCCGGTGGATCGCTTCGAGCGCATCGAGGTCTTGAAAGGCGCTGGACAGATCCTCTTCGGACCGCAGACGAGCAGCGGCATCATTAATTACATTACCCCCACTCCACCCATAAAGCCCCAAGGCTTCTTGGGCTTCACCGGGGGCAGCCGGGACTACTACAACGTCCACGCCAACTATGGCGGCACTTGGAACAAGGCTGGCGGGCTGCTGGATTACATCCATAGGCAAAGTGACGGGTCCCGTGACAACACCCACTTAAACGTCGACGACGTCAACCTCAAAGGACTATTCAACATCAACGAGAGGAATGCCCTGATCCTGCGGGGCAACTACTTTGGAGAAGACTCTCAGGTCGGTTACACCGGGATCACCGAAGCTGAGCTGCGCAACTTTGGTATCCGTTACAACCCCTTCAAGAACGATGAATTCGACGCCGACCGTTGGGGGACCTCCGCGACCCACGAGTTCTACTTTAACGATGACCTGACCCTTACCACCAGCTTCTATTGGTCCCACTTTCATCGGGACTGGTGGCGGCAGTCGAGTCGCACCACGGACACTCAGTGCGATGGGACCCTGGTCAATGGGCGGAC
This sequence is a window from Pseudomonadota bacterium. Protein-coding genes within it:
- a CDS encoding TonB-dependent receptor plug domain-containing protein, producing MRGKETGERARPEADLPTVEEVVHLPTIEVIGTEERLKEIPGSGFIIPQETLYKSHVFTTNEALRKVPGVNVRDEEGFGMRPNIGIRGQNPTRSTKTLLLEDGLPLSFAPYGDNASYYHPPVDRFERIEVLKGAGQILFGPQTSSGIINYITPTPPIKPQGFLGFTGGSRDYYNVHANYGGTWNKAGGLLDYIHRQSDGSRDNTHLNVDDVNLKGLFNINERNALILRGNYFGEDSQVGYTGITEAELRNFGIRYNPFKNDEFDADRWGTSATHEFYFNDDLTLTTSFYWSHFHRDWWRQSSRTTDTQCDGTLVNGRTFSEARQAGLAVNLDACNSVQGRLRDYYTWGVEPRLHAAYSFFGIPSEVDLGFRA